In Candidatus Hydrogenedentota bacterium, the following are encoded in one genomic region:
- the tuf gene encoding elongation factor Tu (EF-Tu; promotes GTP-dependent binding of aminoacyl-tRNA to the A-site of ribosomes during protein biosynthesis; when the tRNA anticodon matches the mRNA codon, GTP hydrolysis results; the inactive EF-Tu-GDP leaves the ribosome and release of GDP is promoted by elongation factor Ts; many prokaryotes have two copies of the gene encoding EF-Tu), whose product LLTKYEFPGDEIPIIRGSALKAMEGDPEAEQKIFELMQAVDDYIPTPVRALDRDFLMPIEDVFTITGRGTVVTGRIEQGKVKVGEKVELVGIHEETKDTTVTGVEMFRKMMDEGQAGDNVGLLLRGVDREEVERGMVVAKPKSIKPHTKFQGEVYVLKKEEGGRHTPFFTGYRPQFYFRTTDVTGAMDLPEGVEMVMPGDNIRITAELITPIAMVEELRFAIREGGRTVGAGVVTKIFE is encoded by the coding sequence CTTCTGACGAAGTACGAGTTCCCCGGGGACGAGATTCCGATCATCCGGGGCTCGGCGCTGAAGGCGATGGAGGGGGACCCGGAGGCGGAGCAGAAGATATTCGAGCTGATGCAGGCGGTGGACGACTACATTCCGACGCCGGTGCGGGCGCTTGACAGGGACTTCCTGATGCCGATCGAGGACGTGTTCACGATCACGGGCCGCGGGACGGTGGTGACGGGGCGCATCGAGCAGGGCAAGGTGAAGGTCGGGGAGAAGGTGGAGCTTGTGGGGATCCACGAGGAGACGAAGGACACGACGGTGACGGGGGTGGAGATGTTCCGCAAGATGATGGACGAGGGCCAGGCTGGGGACAACGTGGGGCTTCTTCTCCGGGGCGTGGACCGCGAGGAGGTGGAGCGCGGGATGGTGGTCGCGAAGCCGAAGAGCATCAAGCCGCACACGAAGTTCCAGGGCGAGGTGTACGTGCTGAAGAAGGAGGAGGGGGGCCGGCACACGCCGTTCTTCACGGGGTACCGCCCGCAGTTCTACTTCCGGACGACGGACGTGACGGGCGCGATGGACCTTCCCGAGGGCGTGGAGATGGTGATGCCGGGCGACAACATCCGGATCACGGCGGAGCTGATCACGCCGATCGCCATGGTGGAGGAGCTGCGCTTCGCCATCCGCGAGGGCGGCCGCACCGTCGGCGCCGGCGTCGTCACCAAGATTTTCGAGTAG
- the rpsJ gene encoding 30S ribosomal protein S10 — MASGHKIRIKLRAYDHRLLDLATAGIVDAAKRTGAGVHGPIPLPTTMSKLTVLRGPHIDKKSREQFETRTHKRLIDIVGPSASTVDALMKLVLPAGVDVEIKQ; from the coding sequence ATGGCATCAGGCCATAAGATTCGCATCAAGCTGCGGGCGTACGACCACCGTCTGCTCGACCTGGCGACCGCGGGCATCGTGGACGCCGCCAAGCGCACCGGCGCGGGCGTGCACGGGCCGATCCCGCTGCCGACGACGATGTCGAAGCTGACGGTGCTGCGCGGGCCGCACATTGACAAGAAGTCGCGCGAGCAGTTTGAGACGCGGACCCACAAGCGGCTGATTGACATCGTCGGGCCGAGCGCGAGCACGGTTGACGCGCTGATGAAGCTGGTGCTCCCCGCCGGCGTGGACGTTGAAATCAAGCAATAA
- the rplC gene encoding 50S ribosomal protein L3 — MLKGLLGRKLGMTRIFNEDGLWVTVTLLEAGPCTVVQRKTTENDGYEAVQVGFGDVKEKRCTKPLRSHFQKAGVAPKRVLREFRVDQASVLKPGDEVGTDIFKVGDHVDVSGVSKGKGFQGIMKRHGAHGGPGGHGSNFHRAPGSIGSSADPSEVMKGKTLPGRMGNELVTVQHLQVVDVVPEKNLLVVRGAVPGAPGGMVVVKQSVKGSK, encoded by the coding sequence ATGCTGAAAGGTTTATTGGGGCGAAAGTTGGGCATGACCCGCATCTTCAACGAAGACGGGCTTTGGGTGACCGTCACCCTTCTGGAGGCCGGGCCCTGCACGGTGGTTCAGCGCAAGACGACCGAGAACGACGGGTACGAGGCGGTGCAGGTGGGTTTCGGCGACGTCAAGGAGAAGCGGTGCACCAAGCCGCTGCGCAGCCACTTCCAGAAGGCCGGCGTGGCCCCGAAGCGGGTGCTCCGCGAGTTTCGGGTGGACCAGGCGAGCGTGCTGAAGCCCGGCGACGAGGTCGGCACGGACATCTTCAAGGTGGGCGACCATGTGGACGTGTCGGGCGTGTCGAAGGGCAAGGGCTTCCAGGGCATCATGAAGCGGCACGGGGCGCACGGCGGCCCGGGCGGCCACGGCTCGAACTTCCACCGGGCGCCCGGCTCGATCGGCTCCAGCGCCGACCCGTCCGAGGTCATGAAGGGCAAGACCCTTCCGGGCCGGATGGGCAACGAGCTGGTGACGGTGCAGCACCTTCAGGTGGTGGACGTCGTGCCGGAGAAGAACCTCCTGGTGGTGCGGGGCGCGGTTCCGGGCGCCCCCGGCGGGATGGTTGTGGTGAAGCAAAGCGTGAAAGGATCCAAATAA
- the rplD gene encoding 50S ribosomal protein L4: MVSLKVINMDGAEQGVAQASDAVFAVEANEALVHDVAVGLMACQRQGTHKTKVRHEVSGGGIKPFRQKGTGRARQGSSREPHMRGGGTVFGPVPRDYRQYVTPRAKRQALCCLLSDRARGERLSVVRGLSVEAPKTKVVARMLSQAAPEARKTLIVTADHAPNVVLSSRNLPLVTVRTAADVNALDVLHASRVLVQEEALAKLEERLS; this comes from the coding sequence ATGGTGTCCTTGAAGGTCATAAACATGGACGGCGCCGAGCAGGGCGTCGCGCAGGCCAGCGACGCGGTGTTCGCCGTCGAGGCGAATGAGGCGCTGGTGCACGACGTGGCGGTGGGCCTGATGGCCTGCCAGCGCCAGGGCACGCACAAGACCAAGGTCCGGCACGAGGTTTCCGGCGGCGGCATCAAGCCGTTCCGCCAGAAGGGCACGGGCCGCGCGCGCCAGGGCAGCAGCCGGGAGCCGCACATGCGCGGCGGCGGCACGGTCTTCGGGCCGGTGCCGCGGGACTACCGCCAGTACGTCACGCCGCGGGCGAAGCGCCAGGCGCTGTGCTGCCTGCTGAGCGACCGCGCGCGGGGCGAGCGGCTGAGCGTGGTGCGCGGGCTGTCGGTGGAGGCGCCGAAGACGAAGGTGGTGGCGCGGATGCTGTCGCAGGCGGCGCCGGAGGCGCGCAAGACCCTGATAGTGACGGCGGACCACGCGCCGAACGTGGTGCTTTCCTCGCGGAACCTGCCGCTGGTGACGGTGCGCACGGCCGCGGACGTGAACGCCCTGGACGTGCTCCATGCGTCGCGGGTGCTGGTGCAGGAAGAGGCCCTTGCCAAGCTCGAGGAGCGGCTGTCATGA
- the rplW gene encoding 50S ribosomal protein L23, producing MDPHKVVLSPIITEEAQIQTTKSKSAKYTFRVTPKATKSQIRDAVEEIFKKSEIRVVAVNTMNYEGKVRNRMASRRPGRRPNWKKAIVTLRPGDAIELI from the coding sequence ATTGACCCCCACAAGGTCGTGCTGAGTCCGATCATCACGGAAGAGGCGCAGATCCAGACGACGAAGTCGAAGTCGGCGAAGTACACGTTCCGCGTGACCCCGAAGGCCACGAAGTCCCAGATCCGGGACGCCGTGGAGGAGATCTTCAAGAAGAGCGAGATCCGGGTGGTCGCGGTGAACACGATGAACTACGAGGGCAAGGTGCGCAACCGCATGGCGTCGCGCCGGCCCGGACGCCGCCCCAACTGGAAGAAGGCGATCGTGACGCTCCGGCCGGGCGACGCCATCGAATTGATCTAA
- the rplB gene encoding 50S ribosomal protein L2, protein MPLKRFKPYTPSRRSMTVSDFSELSGKAPEKGLLESKRRISGRNNQGRITMRRRGGGARRKYRIVDFRRDKDMIPARVTALEYDPNRSAHIALLVYADGEKRYIVAPGGLAVGQTVLSGDDGVEFEVGNCMPLSRMPLGANVYNVELRPGAGGQIARSAGNGCQLLAKEGRYVALRLPSGEMRRVLSNCRATVGRVGNEEWQNVHLGKAGRTRWLGRRPKVRGVVMNPVDHPHGGGEGRTSGGRHPVSPWGTPSKGYKTRKKSKSTNKYIIRRRNG, encoded by the coding sequence ATGCCTCTGAAAAGATTCAAACCCTACACGCCGTCGCGGCGCTCGATGACCGTGTCCGACTTCTCCGAGCTTTCGGGGAAGGCGCCGGAGAAGGGCCTGCTGGAGAGCAAGCGCCGCATCAGCGGGCGCAACAACCAGGGCCGCATCACGATGCGGCGCCGGGGCGGCGGCGCGCGCCGGAAGTACCGGATTGTGGACTTCCGCCGGGACAAGGACATGATCCCCGCGCGGGTGACGGCGCTTGAGTACGATCCGAACCGGTCGGCGCACATCGCGCTGCTGGTGTACGCGGACGGCGAGAAGCGCTACATCGTGGCGCCGGGCGGGCTGGCGGTGGGCCAGACGGTGCTCAGCGGCGACGACGGGGTGGAGTTCGAGGTGGGCAACTGCATGCCCCTGTCGCGGATGCCCCTGGGCGCGAACGTGTACAACGTGGAGCTGCGCCCGGGCGCGGGCGGGCAGATCGCCCGGTCCGCGGGCAACGGCTGCCAGCTGCTGGCGAAGGAGGGGCGCTACGTGGCCCTGCGCCTGCCGTCGGGCGAGATGCGCCGGGTGCTCAGCAACTGCCGGGCGACGGTGGGCCGCGTGGGCAACGAGGAGTGGCAGAACGTCCACCTGGGCAAGGCGGGGCGCACGCGGTGGCTCGGCCGGCGTCCCAAGGTGCGCGGCGTGGTGATGAACCCGGTGGACCACCCGCACGGGGGCGGCGAGGGCCGCACGTCGGGGGGCCGCCACCCGGTGAGCCCGTGGGGCACGCCGTCGAAGGGCTACAAGACGCGCAAGAAGAGCAAGAGCACGAACAAGTACATCATCCGCCGCAGGAACGGCTGA
- the rpsS gene encoding 30S ribosomal protein S19, whose translation MPRSLKKGYFIEGSLLEKVQRHQSSGDHRVIRTWSRRSTIIPEMVGLTIAVHNGKTHIPVFVTENMVGHKLGEFAPTRVFKGHAGAKK comes from the coding sequence GTGCCTCGTTCGTTGAAGAAAGGCTATTTCATTGAGGGCTCGCTGCTGGAGAAAGTCCAGCGGCACCAGAGCTCGGGCGACCACCGCGTCATCAGGACCTGGTCGCGGCGGTCCACGATCATTCCGGAAATGGTCGGGCTGACGATCGCGGTGCACAACGGCAAGACGCATATCCCGGTGTTCGTCACCGAGAACATGGTCGGCCACAAACTGGGCGAGTTCGCGCCGACGCGTGTCTTCAAGGGGCACGCGGGCGCGAAAAAGTGA
- the rplV gene encoding 50S ribosomal protein L22: MANERNDSAAAPKYAEARARLSGLQMSPRKVRLVADMIRGKRVADARDILQFTVKGCSEPLRKLLDSAVANAENAAAEVRRRINTDDYRVTHIAVGDGRTLYRFQNMPRGRAGRVRHRSSHVDLVISQE; encoded by the coding sequence ATGGCTAACGAGCGAAACGACAGCGCGGCGGCGCCCAAGTACGCGGAGGCGCGCGCCCGGCTCAGCGGGCTCCAGATGTCGCCCCGCAAGGTGCGCCTGGTGGCGGACATGATCCGCGGCAAGCGCGTTGCGGACGCGAGGGACATCCTGCAGTTCACCGTGAAGGGGTGCTCGGAGCCGCTTCGGAAGCTCCTGGACTCCGCGGTGGCGAACGCGGAGAACGCGGCGGCGGAGGTTCGGCGGCGGATCAACACGGACGACTACCGGGTGACGCACATCGCCGTGGGCGACGGGCGGACCCTCTACCGGTTCCAGAACATGCCGCGCGGGCGCGCCGGCAGGGTCAGGCACCGCAGCAGCCATGTGGACTTGGTGATCTCGCAAGAGTAA
- the rpsC gene encoding 30S ribosomal protein S3, with translation MGQKVHPFGFRLGVIQDWSSRWYAGRKDYVELLHKDLEIRRYVKQRLDKSLSDGRAEIAKIDIERAGRKVKVILHAGRPGLVIGPRGERVDELRKELEVLTGQDVMLDVREVKVPDLSAQLVAERLAADIAKRVSFRRAIKRAMQNTMRVGAKGIRVRVAGRLNGAEIARTEQAREGSVPLHTLKANVDYGFAISHTTYGTIGVKVWIYLGDIKPGERVTAVGEEILRGADARRGDRDRDGGRGGRGGRDGGRGGRGRN, from the coding sequence ATGGGTCAGAAGGTGCATCCTTTCGGCTTCCGGCTGGGAGTGATTCAGGACTGGAGTTCGCGCTGGTACGCGGGAAGGAAGGACTATGTGGAGCTTCTCCACAAGGACCTGGAGATCCGGCGCTACGTGAAGCAGCGGCTGGACAAGTCGCTGTCCGACGGCCGCGCCGAGATCGCGAAAATTGACATCGAGCGCGCGGGGCGGAAGGTGAAGGTCATCCTGCACGCCGGGCGCCCCGGCCTGGTGATCGGCCCCCGCGGGGAGCGCGTGGACGAGCTGCGCAAGGAGCTCGAGGTGCTGACGGGCCAGGACGTGATGCTGGACGTGCGCGAGGTGAAGGTGCCCGACCTGAGCGCGCAGCTGGTGGCGGAGCGGCTGGCGGCGGACATCGCCAAGCGGGTGTCCTTCCGCCGGGCGATCAAGCGGGCGATGCAGAACACGATGCGCGTGGGGGCCAAGGGCATCCGCGTGCGGGTGGCGGGCCGGCTCAACGGCGCGGAGATCGCGCGGACGGAGCAGGCGCGCGAGGGCAGCGTGCCGCTGCACACGCTGAAGGCGAACGTGGACTACGGTTTCGCCATCAGCCACACGACGTACGGCACGATCGGCGTGAAGGTCTGGATTTATCTGGGCGACATCAAGCCGGGCGAGCGCGTGACGGCGGTGGGCGAGGAGATCCTGCGGGGGGCGGACGCGCGGCGCGGCGACCGGGACCGTGACGGCGGCCGGGGCGGCCGGGGCGGCCGCGACGGCGGCCGCGGCGGCCGGGGCCGGAACTGA
- the rplP gene encoding 50S ribosomal protein L16 — MLMPKRVKYRKQQRGRRSGMTKGAATVDYGDFGMKALEDGWVTARQIEAARVAITRHLRRGGKVFIRVFPDKPITKKPAETRMGKGKGAPEAWVAVVKPGRMMFEIEGVPEQLAREAVRLAGFKLPIKTKFVARAI; from the coding sequence ATGTTGATGCCGAAGCGAGTCAAGTACCGCAAGCAGCAGCGCGGGCGACGGTCGGGGATGACCAAGGGCGCGGCGACGGTGGACTACGGCGATTTCGGGATGAAGGCGCTGGAGGACGGCTGGGTGACGGCGCGCCAGATCGAGGCGGCCCGCGTGGCGATCACGCGCCACCTGCGCCGCGGCGGCAAGGTGTTCATCCGGGTGTTTCCGGACAAGCCGATCACGAAGAAGCCGGCCGAGACGCGCATGGGCAAGGGCAAGGGCGCGCCGGAGGCGTGGGTGGCGGTGGTGAAGCCGGGGCGGATGATGTTTGAGATTGAGGGCGTGCCCGAGCAGCTTGCGCGCGAGGCCGTGAGGCTGGCGGGCTTCAAACTGCCCATAAAGACCAAGTTCGTCGCCAGGGCCATCTGA
- the rpmC gene encoding 50S ribosomal protein L29 yields MNEEALRDLLGARKADIMNFRLQLATSVVENVRQAREKRRDIARILTILREREQSAAKGMK; encoded by the coding sequence ATGAACGAGGAGGCGCTGCGCGACCTTCTGGGCGCGCGCAAGGCCGACATCATGAATTTCCGGCTGCAGCTTGCCACCAGCGTGGTGGAAAACGTGCGCCAGGCGCGCGAAAAACGGCGTGACATCGCGCGCATCCTGACGATCCTCAGGGAGCGGGAGCAGTCCGCGGCGAAAGGGATGAAGTAG
- the rpsQ gene encoding 30S ribosomal protein S17 encodes MEDRVNAEVVDGRGHRKDRVGIVVANKSQKTITVAVETVKTHRLYKKALKRTKKFRAHDEEQQCNLGDVVRIRETRPLSATKRWRLVEIIKRAD; translated from the coding sequence ATGGAAGACCGGGTGAATGCAGAAGTCGTTGACGGGCGCGGGCACCGCAAGGACCGCGTGGGCATCGTGGTGGCCAACAAGTCCCAGAAGACCATCACGGTGGCCGTGGAGACGGTGAAGACGCACCGGCTCTACAAGAAGGCGCTCAAGCGGACCAAGAAGTTCCGTGCGCACGACGAGGAGCAGCAGTGCAACCTCGGCGACGTGGTGCGCATCCGGGAGACCCGCCCCCTCAGCGCGACCAAGCGCTGGCGCCTGGTGGAAATCATCAAGCGTGCCGACTGA
- the rplN gene encoding 50S ribosomal protein L14 — MIQIYSKLNVADNSGARTIRVIQVMGGSRRRYAGLGDIVTANVRDALPNAAIKKGDVVKAVVVRVRHDTQRPDGTVIRFDTNAAVIINNQKEPRGTRIFGPVPRELREGGFLRILSLAPEVL; from the coding sequence ATGATACAGATTTACTCAAAGCTCAACGTGGCCGACAACTCGGGCGCGCGCACCATCCGGGTGATCCAGGTGATGGGCGGGTCGAGGCGGCGCTACGCCGGCCTGGGCGACATCGTCACCGCGAACGTGCGGGACGCGCTCCCGAACGCCGCGATCAAGAAGGGCGACGTGGTCAAGGCCGTGGTCGTCCGCGTGAGGCACGACACCCAGCGCCCGGACGGGACGGTCATCCGTTTCGACACGAACGCGGCGGTGATCATCAACAACCAGAAAGAGCCGCGCGGAACCCGGATTTTCGGGCCCGTGCCGCGCGAACTGCGCGAGGGGGGGTTCCTGCGGATCCTCTCCCTGGCGCCAGAAGTGCTGTGA
- a CDS encoding 50S ribosomal protein L24 translates to MFIRKKDTVVITRGAYKGRRGRVLEVYPKEGRLLVEGVNMMKRHTRARSRNQSGGIVEREAPIHISNVMPWCEAAGKPSRIVMKRLEDGRRIRVWKLTGETLD, encoded by the coding sequence ATGTTCATCAGAAAAAAAGACACGGTGGTGATCACACGCGGGGCCTACAAGGGCCGCCGGGGCAGGGTGCTGGAAGTGTACCCCAAAGAGGGGCGCCTCCTGGTGGAGGGGGTGAACATGATGAAGCGGCACACGCGCGCCCGCAGCCGGAACCAGTCCGGCGGCATCGTGGAGCGCGAGGCGCCGATCCACATCTCGAACGTGATGCCCTGGTGCGAGGCGGCCGGCAAGCCGTCGCGGATCGTGATGAAGCGCCTGGAGGACGGGCGGCGCATCCGGGTGTGGAAGCTGACCGGAGAGACGCTTGACTGA
- the rplE gene encoding 50S ribosomal protein L5 — protein sequence MADRLKDRYRTEVVQALMGEFKHSNIMEVPRLEKVVVNMGVGDAIADAKLLDAAMAELATITGQKPSVRRARKSISNFKLRAGVAIGCAVTLRGDRMWEFMERLFNVAIPRIRDFRGINPRGFDAFGNFTLGLRDQTIFPEIDMDKVARVRGMNVTFVMKAACPAAESLYLLKKLGMPFAS from the coding sequence GTGGCAGACAGACTCAAGGACAGGTACAGGACGGAGGTGGTGCAGGCGCTGATGGGCGAGTTTAAGCACTCGAACATCATGGAAGTGCCGCGCCTCGAAAAGGTGGTGGTCAACATGGGCGTGGGCGACGCGATCGCCGACGCGAAGCTGCTGGACGCGGCGATGGCGGAGCTGGCGACGATCACGGGCCAGAAGCCGAGCGTGCGCCGGGCGCGGAAGTCCATCTCGAACTTCAAGCTGCGCGCCGGCGTGGCGATCGGCTGCGCGGTCACGCTGCGCGGCGACCGGATGTGGGAGTTCATGGAGCGGCTTTTCAACGTCGCCATCCCCCGCATCCGCGACTTCCGGGGGATCAACCCCCGGGGCTTCGACGCCTTCGGGAACTTCACGCTGGGCCTGCGCGACCAGACGATCTTTCCGGAGATCGACATGGACAAGGTGGCGCGCGTGCGCGGCATGAACGTGACCTTCGTGATGAAGGCCGCGTGCCCGGCGGCGGAGAGCCTTTACCTGCTGAAGAAACTTGGAATGCCCTTCGCCAGCTGA
- the rpsN gene encoding 30S ribosomal protein S14, whose amino-acid sequence MAKTSKIEKNKKILRLMAKHHAQREELKARVQDQELSFEERKAAMMTLAALPRNASPVRYRNRCKVNGRPRGYLRAFGMSRVSFRELALEGKIPGVTKSSW is encoded by the coding sequence GTGGCCAAAACGAGCAAGATTGAGAAGAACAAGAAGATTCTGCGCCTCATGGCGAAGCACCACGCGCAGCGCGAGGAGTTGAAGGCGCGGGTCCAGGACCAGGAGCTTTCCTTCGAGGAGCGCAAGGCGGCGATGATGACCCTGGCCGCGCTGCCGCGCAACGCGTCGCCGGTCCGCTACCGGAACCGGTGCAAGGTGAACGGGCGGCCCCGCGGCTACCTGCGCGCCTTCGGCATGTCCCGCGTTTCGTTCCGGGAGCTTGCGCTTGAGGGCAAGATCCCCGGCGTCACAAAGTCCAGTTGGTAA
- the rpsH gene encoding 30S ribosomal protein S8, whose amino-acid sequence MSMSDPIADLLARIRNAVQARHATVDAPHSRLKVEICRILKEQGFINGFEVAEDPKPGIIRITLRYLPDGTSVLHGLRRVSKPSLRVYVGHGSIRPVRSGLGVSILSTPRGVMTGKSAQRSKAGGEVLCEVW is encoded by the coding sequence ATGTCAATGAGTGACCCGATCGCCGATCTGCTGGCCAGGATCCGCAACGCCGTGCAGGCGCGCCACGCGACCGTGGACGCCCCGCACTCGCGGCTGAAGGTGGAAATCTGCCGGATCCTTAAAGAGCAGGGATTTATCAACGGTTTCGAGGTGGCGGAGGATCCGAAGCCCGGCATCATCCGGATCACCCTGCGGTACCTGCCGGACGGCACCTCGGTGCTTCACGGCCTGCGGCGGGTGAGCAAGCCGAGCCTGCGCGTCTACGTGGGGCACGGCAGCATCCGCCCGGTGCGCAGCGGCCTGGGGGTTTCGATCCTCAGCACGCCGCGCGGGGTGATGACGGGGAAGAGCGCCCAGCGGTCGAAGGCCGGCGGCGAGGTTCTTTGCGAAGTGTGGTAA
- the rplF gene encoding 50S ribosomal protein L6 translates to MSRVGRMPVPLPKGVRCEQSGAVLKVTGPKGSLEMSVNPEISLEITDAEVVVTRPSDKPVHRSLHGLTRALVNNLVVGVSQGYQKTLLLEGTGYRLAMQGASLSLTVGHSHPVVFEPPAGITLAVEGTQTLRVSGIDKQLVGHVAARVRRIRPVEPYKGKGLRYEGEKVIRKESKKGA, encoded by the coding sequence GTGTCACGTGTAGGAAGAATGCCGGTACCCCTCCCGAAGGGGGTTCGCTGCGAGCAGTCGGGCGCCGTCCTGAAGGTGACGGGCCCCAAGGGCTCCCTTGAGATGTCGGTAAACCCCGAGATTTCGCTTGAAATCACGGACGCCGAGGTTGTGGTGACGCGCCCCTCGGACAAGCCGGTGCACCGTTCGCTGCACGGCCTGACCCGCGCGCTCGTCAACAATCTTGTGGTGGGGGTGAGCCAGGGCTACCAGAAGACGCTGCTGCTTGAGGGCACGGGCTACCGCCTGGCCATGCAGGGCGCCAGCCTGAGCCTGACGGTGGGCCACAGCCACCCGGTGGTGTTCGAGCCGCCCGCGGGGATCACGCTCGCGGTCGAGGGCACGCAGACCCTGCGCGTGTCGGGGATAGACAAGCAGCTCGTGGGCCATGTGGCGGCGCGCGTGCGCCGCATCCGCCCGGTGGAGCCGTACAAGGGCAAGGGCCTGCGCTACGAGGGCGAGAAGGTCATCCGCAAGGAAAGCAAGAAGGGCGCCTGA
- a CDS encoding 50S ribosomal protein L18: MGNLKDKTAHRLRRAKYIRKRISGTPERPRLRVTRTLGHIYAQIIDDTTGRTLASASSVALKIGGGNIASAKAVGKALGEAALASSIEKVSFDRGGRLYHGRIKALADAAREAGLQF, encoded by the coding sequence ATGGGCAACCTGAAGGACAAGACGGCGCACCGCCTGCGGCGCGCGAAGTACATCCGCAAGCGGATCTCCGGCACGCCGGAGCGGCCGCGGCTGCGCGTGACCCGGACCCTGGGCCACATCTACGCGCAGATCATTGACGACACGACGGGCCGCACGCTGGCCAGCGCGTCGTCGGTGGCGCTCAAGATCGGTGGCGGGAACATCGCGTCCGCCAAGGCCGTCGGCAAGGCCCTGGGCGAGGCCGCCCTGGCCAGTTCCATAGAGAAGGTGAGCTTCGACCGCGGCGGCCGTCTGTATCACGGGCGCATCAAGGCCCTGGCCGACGCGGCGCGCGAAGCCGGTCTGCAATTCTAG
- the rpsE gene encoding 30S ribosomal protein S5, producing MEQVVKIYRVAKVVKGGRRFSFSATVVVGDGKGRVGAGKGKAGEVPEAIRKAVERAKRDMVTVPIVNTTVPHEVIGRLDAAQVLLKPASLGTGIVAGGPVRAVVEAAGYQNILTKSLGSNSATNVVWATIEGLKQLKTVEDLASERGLEVSEVL from the coding sequence ATCGAGCAGGTGGTGAAGATTTACCGCGTGGCCAAGGTCGTCAAGGGCGGCCGGCGGTTCAGTTTCAGCGCCACGGTGGTCGTGGGCGACGGCAAGGGCCGCGTCGGCGCGGGCAAGGGCAAGGCGGGCGAGGTGCCCGAGGCCATCCGCAAGGCGGTGGAGCGCGCGAAGCGCGACATGGTCACGGTGCCCATCGTGAACACGACGGTGCCCCACGAGGTGATCGGCCGGCTCGACGCGGCGCAGGTGCTGCTGAAGCCCGCGTCCCTGGGCACGGGCATTGTGGCGGGCGGCCCGGTGCGCGCCGTGGTGGAGGCGGCGGGGTACCAGAACATCCTGACGAAGTCTCTCGGGTCGAACAGCGCCACGAACGTGGTGTGGGCGACCATCGAGGGGCTCAAGCAACTGAAGACGGTGGAAGACCTTGCCTCCGAGCGCGGACTGGAAGTTTCCGAGGTGCTCTGA
- the rplO gene encoding 50S ribosomal protein L15: MELHSLKAGPGAHKKAKRKARGHGSGNGKTAGRGYNGQKSRSGYSRKMGFEGGQMPLNRRLPKRGFFHEKRRPFAEINIDVLADRFADGDLITTEMLQERGIVKTECAGVKLLGRGELAKKFTIRVEQASASARAKVEKAGGTLELAPAAPAAEGA; encoded by the coding sequence ATGGAACTGCACTCACTGAAAGCGGGCCCCGGGGCCCACAAGAAGGCCAAGCGCAAGGCGCGGGGGCACGGGTCCGGCAACGGCAAGACGGCGGGCCGCGGCTACAACGGCCAGAAGTCCCGGTCCGGCTACAGCCGCAAGATGGGGTTTGAAGGCGGGCAGATGCCGCTGAACCGGCGGCTGCCGAAGCGCGGGTTCTTCCACGAGAAGCGCCGGCCCTTCGCCGAGATCAACATAGACGTGCTGGCCGACCGGTTTGCGGACGGCGACCTGATCACGACGGAAATGCTCCAGGAGCGGGGCATTGTGAAGACCGAGTGCGCCGGGGTGAAGCTCCTCGGCCGCGGCGAGCTGGCCAAGAAGTTCACCATCCGCGTGGAGCAGGCCTCCGCCTCGGCGAGGGCCAAAGTGGAGAAGGCCGGCGGCACCCTCGAACTGGCGCCCGCGGCGCCGGCCGCGGAAGGCGCGTGA